A stretch of DNA from Roseofilum reptotaenium CS-1145:
TTTTCTTGGGTCTTCAATGCCATACTCCTAAAGCATCAAGGTTACCCACAGAACTAAGGGAAGCGTTACTAAAGCCATCACTGTAGACACCACCACCGTGCGGGCAGCCCATGACGCATCTCCCCCAAATTGAGTCACCAACACCACTGTATTCACAGCAGTGGGCATTGCACTTTGCAAGATTAACACTTGCACATCTAGTACCTCTAGTCCTAAGCTTCGACCCACACTATACGCAATTGCTGGGGCCACTAGCAAACGAATGATTGCTGTAACGCCCTCATAGAGTCCTATTTTAAAGGTAGTGGTGCTTAATTGAATGCCGAGAACAATTAAAGCAATGGGAATAGCAGCACTTCCTAAAAGGTCTAACCCATTATCGAGCCGTAGAGGAAGATCAATAGAGAAAACGCGCAAAACCAACCCAGCGATCATAGCCCAAATGAGGGGTAATCTCACGATCAGACGCAAACTATCCCTTAATCCTCCTCCTTGCAACAACGCTGGGCCCGTAGAAAAAATGATTAAACTAGACACAATTAGGCAAACAATCGCCCGATCTAAACCCGCTTCTCCTAACGCAAATGTGGCAAACGGCAGGCCCATGTTTCCTGTATTAGCAAACAAGGAAGTGGCGATAAAACTGGTTTCCATCCCAGATTTGAGCCGGAGAAGTTTACTTATGCCCAGGGAAACCCCATAGATCAATAGACAAGTAATGAGATATCCGATAATTAGCCCCAGGGTACTATCTGTTGATAATCTGGCTTGATAGAGGCTACTAGAAATTAAAGCCGGAGTCAGAATATAGACCGCAAGTTGAGAAAGGGTTGAGCGTTCCAGAGTCAAAGTCCGACCGGCAATCATGCCAATGGAAATAATGAAAGTAACCGGGACTAAGGCAGATAAAATAACATTCATTACTTACAGGGCTAGGCAACAGGAGGAAATCATGACTCAGAGTTTTATCAATGACAATGGTATTGGCCATCAAACCCAGGAAGCCCTGAGACATCAAATCCGCCCCATTGTAGAGCATTTCCTGAAAACTGATGAGGGGTTTGAGGGACTAGAGTGCGATCGCGCCCTAAATGAAGTTTCAGACGTTTTCTTCAGAAACGGCAACGACCAAGAGCTGCAACAGATGACTGATGAAATAATGACTCAGAAAGTCAGGAGGATTTTAGGGACAAATATGTTGTTTAGACTCTTGAGTGACTTAACACCAGAAGAAATCCAAGAATTTGATGCTGCTCTGCTAGATTTAAGGAAAGGTCGCTATTAAAATTTATCCACAATTTTTTGGAAAATATGATCGGGAATCGAATGCTCTTCAGTGTAGATCATATCATACTTTTCTTCCAGTTTCCGCCAATCAATAGAAGAATCTGATAAAACCTCATTTTCAAAAACCTCTAAAGCTTTGCCAGATAAACCTTTGGCTAAACACTGTTTCATGGCCAATCGACTTTCATCAATTTCTCCAATACACTCAAAGGGAGTATGTTCTTCTAATCCTATCATTTGCCTAAAAATCATCAACAAGTCTGGATCGTCGAATAAATTCACCCCAAACACCCTATCTACAGCCACTGGATTAAACACAGACATTAAGCCTAGCCAGACATAGGCACATTTAGGACATTTCTTACACCAGGGTTTTTTGATATTACAGGAATGAATTTTAGGGAGAACTTCTGGATAGTAACTCAGCTTCTTGAAAATCCGAAAATCATAGACCGGCTGTAAAATCCCGAAGTAAGTAAAATTGGATAACAGATGGTTTTGAATAAATGTATTTAAAGCTTGTTCTGCCTCAAAACCTTTCCCCCATTGATGATTGACTTCTTTCCCCAATTCCTCCCAGAATAAATTGCCCGTGTTGGCACTTCTTTCATGGGCTAAACTTAAGAATTTATAACCTTCATGAAGCATAAGGGGTAAGGATTCAAAGATGGAAACTGGAGTTTCCGGGGCTGTGATTCCTGAATTTTCGGGAAAATATAACGGAAATAAAGGGAAATCTAGGAAGTCATCGATAATTGAAATTTTATGGGTTTTAACGGGATTGGTTTCTTGAACAACTTCAGTAATGAGATCATGCTGTAACTCAGCTTTGCCATAAACACTGTGGGAATATTGCATAGAGGAAAATGGAAGACCCGCATCTTCCAAAATTTTCATTGCCACCACACTATCTTTTCCTCCTCCACAACCGGTGAGAATTGTGGAATTATCGCCTAATATAACTGCTGGACTCGATTCTCCTAATGCTGGTGAATAAATAATTTCTGGTTGCTGATAATCAGTGACCTTATTTTCATACCAATGCTGGCCAAAAACACCTTGGTATATTTTTACAAACAGTTCTAAGGCTGGTTTTCCCAAATATGGCGCGATCTCAGAAATATCATAATACTTGGGGAATAATGAACATAATTTCATGCCTTCAAATAAGGCAATATAAGCGGCTATCTTGTTAATCAGGTTGGCTGAGTATTTCTGCTGGAGAAGGGAGAAGGATAAACCCTCATAAAAAACCTGGGTTGAAAAATCAAATTCATCTGCACTATAGCGCACACTCAAATGGTGCTCATGGATTTTCAACTTCTCGATTGTAATACATTCTATATTCATAATTTATTTTTGAGTATAGCTATGATTATTTAAAGATGACTTAAAACTTCTTGAGGGG
This window harbors:
- a CDS encoding AEC family transporter, which translates into the protein MNVILSALVPVTFIISIGMIAGRTLTLERSTLSQLAVYILTPALISSSLYQARLSTDSTLGLIIGYLITCLLIYGVSLGISKLLRLKSGMETSFIATSLFANTGNMGLPFATFALGEAGLDRAIVCLIVSSLIIFSTGPALLQGGGLRDSLRLIVRLPLIWAMIAGLVLRVFSIDLPLRLDNGLDLLGSAAIPIALIVLGIQLSTTTFKIGLYEGVTAIIRLLVAPAIAYSVGRSLGLEVLDVQVLILQSAMPTAVNTVVLVTQFGGDASWAARTVVVSTVMALVTLPLVLWVTLML